From Pseudomonas sp. G2-4:
GCGACTTCTTCGGTGGTGGCTTCGAATTCCAGCAGGGCGTAGAACGGGCACTCGGTTTCGAACGGTGCTGGCACGTCGCCGCGACCCAGGACTTTGGCCAGGGCCTTGTCGGAGAAAAACTCGAAGGCGGTCAGGTCGAGCTTGCCCTGGAAGGCGTGCAGCACCGGCATGATCGAATCGAAGTCCGCCGTACCGAGGACCATTGCCGTGAGGTTTTTCGGGGCGCGATCCAGGCGCATGGTGGCCTCGACCACGAAACCGAGGGTGCCCTCGGCGCCGATGAACAGCTGCCGCAGGTCGTAGCCGGTGGCGTTCTTGATCAGGTCTTTGTTCAGTTCCAGCAGGTCACCCTTGCCGGTGACGACCTTCATGCCGGCGACCCAGTTGCGGGTCATGCCGTAGCGAATGACCTTGATTCCGCCGGCATTGGTGCCGATATTGCCACCAATCTGGCTGGAGCCGGCCGAGGCGAAGTCGACCGGGTAATACAGGCCGTGCTCTTCTGCCTTGTTCTGCAATTGCTCGGTGACCACGCCCGGCTGGCAGACGGCGGTGCGGTCGGTGAGGTTCACGTCGAGGATCTGGTTCATGTAGTCGAACGACACGACCACTTCGCCGTTGGCCGCTACGGCTGCCGCGGAAAGCCCGGTGCGTCCGCCCGATGGCACCAGCGCAACCTTGTGCCCATTGGCCCAGCGCACGATGGCCTGGACCTGCTCGGTAGTCTTGGGGAAGACGATGGCCGTGGGTGCTGGGGCGAAATGCTTGGTCCAATCCTTGCCGTAAGCGTTCAGGGAGTCGGCATCGGTCAGGACCTTGCCAGGCTCAACCAGGGTCTTCAGCTCATCTATCAGGGCAGGATTGGTCATCGACAGAACTCTCGAACAATTCATGGTCATCCTGAGAACGCTTCACGTCGCAGGAATGAGTGTTTAGCGGGGTGCATATGCTAGCATACCGACCCCGCAGCGTAGTGCCCAACGGCTGTTCTGCGGCGACGGCTTTCACGCCGGTCGGGCCAGCATGCGCTGTCCGATTCCCTGCCATTTTCTCCGGGACACAGGTTTACGCAGATGAGCAAGACTTCTCTCGATAAGAGCAAGATCAAGTTCCTTCTTCTCGAAGGCGTCCACCAATCGGCTGTCGACGTCCTCAAGTCGGCGGGCTACACCAGCATCGAGTACATCACCAGTTCTCTGCCGGAAGCCCAGCTCAAGGAAAAGATCGCCGATGCTCACTTCATCGGCATTCGCTCCCGTACGCAATTGACCGAAGAGATCTTCGACCACGCCAAGAAACTGGTTGCGGTCGGTTGCTTCTGCATCGGCACCAACCAGGTTGACCTCAACGCGGCCCGCGAGCGCGGTATCGCGGTGTTCAACGCGCCGTACTCCAACACCCGTTCCGTTGCCGAGCTGGTGCTGGCAGAAGCGATCCTGCTGCTGCGCGG
This genomic window contains:
- a CDS encoding FAD-binding oxidoreductase, whose amino-acid sequence is MTNPALIDELKTLVEPGKVLTDADSLNAYGKDWTKHFAPAPTAIVFPKTTEQVQAIVRWANGHKVALVPSGGRTGLSAAAVAANGEVVVSFDYMNQILDVNLTDRTAVCQPGVVTEQLQNKAEEHGLYYPVDFASAGSSQIGGNIGTNAGGIKVIRYGMTRNWVAGMKVVTGKGDLLELNKDLIKNATGYDLRQLFIGAEGTLGFVVEATMRLDRAPKNLTAMVLGTADFDSIMPVLHAFQGKLDLTAFEFFSDKALAKVLGRGDVPAPFETECPFYALLEFEATTEEVANHALETFEHCVEQGWVLDGVMSQSETQLQNLWKLREYISETISHWTPYKNDISVTVSKVPAFLQEIDAIVGEHYPDFEIVWFGHIGDGNLHLNILKPENLSKDEFFAKCATVNKWVFETVEKYNGSISAEHGVGMTKRDYLTYSRSPVEIDYMKAVKAVFDPNGIMNPGKIFAV